One Mycolicibacterium parafortuitum DNA segment encodes these proteins:
- a CDS encoding SDR family oxidoreductase produces the protein MDVLVTGCDTDLGRTIAQSFHDAGHKVYVSGRRRDELEILAKELDTDVFVFDSADAASVAALHGQVPAHLDTIVNVPAPAWTGGDPRTYTLDDHAAEWRALFDAGLVSPVLTVQVLGDHMRSGGSIITVIPEPPTEGGAASAVKAAVSDWTAGQANHFGIRGITINAVAVGRGFERGYEGLSSTPSPVSAEISRLSLFLTTPAARHITGQTLHVSHGALANFG, from the coding sequence ATGGACGTGCTTGTCACAGGATGCGACACCGATCTGGGACGCACGATCGCACAGAGCTTCCACGACGCCGGGCACAAGGTGTACGTCAGCGGCCGCAGGCGTGACGAGCTCGAGATCCTCGCCAAGGAACTCGACACCGATGTGTTCGTGTTCGACAGCGCCGATGCGGCTTCGGTCGCGGCACTGCACGGCCAGGTGCCCGCCCACCTCGACACCATCGTCAACGTGCCGGCGCCGGCATGGACCGGCGGCGACCCCCGCACCTACACGCTCGACGACCATGCCGCCGAGTGGCGTGCGCTGTTCGACGCCGGCCTGGTGTCGCCGGTGCTGACGGTCCAGGTACTCGGCGACCACATGCGCTCGGGCGGCTCCATCATCACGGTGATCCCCGAACCGCCGACCGAGGGCGGGGCCGCATCGGCGGTCAAGGCAGCTGTGTCGGACTGGACCGCCGGTCAGGCCAACCACTTCGGCATCCGTGGGATCACCATCAACGCGGTCGCGGTGGGCCGTGGCTTCGAGCGCGGCTACGAGGGGCTGTCCAGCACTCCGTCGCCGGTCAGCGCCGAGATCTCGCGGCTGTCGCTGTTCCTGACCACCCCGGCGGCCCGGCACATCACCGGCCAGACGTTGCACGTCAGCCACGGAGCGTTGGCGAACTTCGGCTAG
- a CDS encoding GlsB/YeaQ/YmgE family stress response membrane protein, whose translation MDVVAASEILARSTTLTSVGWIGYIIIGAIAGWIAGKIVKGSGSGILMNIVIGIVGALIGGFLLSFFVDTAGGGWWFTLFTAILGSVILLWIVGKVQARS comes from the coding sequence ATAGACGTGGTTGCGGCGAGTGAGATCCTGGCCCGGTCGACGACGCTGACCAGCGTCGGCTGGATCGGCTACATCATCATCGGCGCGATCGCGGGCTGGATCGCCGGCAAGATCGTCAAGGGGTCGGGCTCCGGGATCCTGATGAACATCGTCATCGGCATCGTCGGTGCGCTGATCGGTGGTTTCCTGCTGAGCTTCTTCGTCGACACCGCGGGCGGCGGCTGGTGGTTCACGCTGTTCACCGCGATTCTCGGCTCGGTGATCCTGCTCTGGATCGTCGGTAAGGTGCAGGCGAGATCCTGA
- a CDS encoding urease subunit alpha, with protein MTQLPRTHYAALFGPTTGDRIRLADTDLFIEITEDRSGGPGLAGDEAVFGGGKVLRESMGQSRATRADGAPDTVITGAVILDHWGIIKADIGIRDGRIVGIGKAGNPDIMSGVHPDLVVGPSTEIIAGNGRIVTAGAIDCHVHLICPQIMEEALGGGITTIVAGGTGPAEGSKATTVTPGAWHLARMLEALDTWPMNVALLGKGNTVSSEAMWEQLRGGAAGFKLHEDWGTTPAAIDACLTVSEAAGVQVNIHTDTLNEAGFVEDTLAAIKGRSIHAYHTEGAGGGHAPDIITVASHPNVLPSSTNPTRPHTVNTLDEHLDMLMVCHHLNPRVPEDLAFAESRIRPSTIAAEDLLHDIGAISMIGSDAQAMGRIGEVVMRTWQTAHVMKRRRGFLPGDTRADNTRAQRYVAKYTICPAVAHGLDREIGSVEVGKLADLVLWEPAFFGVRPHVVVKGGMIAWAAMGDANASIPTPQPVLPRPMFGAAPAAAASTSVHFVAPQAIEDGLADRIAVNRKLVAVGNVRGVGKAQMPLNDATPDIQVDPDTFTVRIDGEVWQEQPAAELPMAQRYFLF; from the coding sequence ATGACGCAGCTGCCCCGGACCCACTACGCGGCGCTGTTCGGCCCGACGACCGGCGACCGCATCCGGCTGGCCGACACCGACCTGTTCATCGAGATCACCGAGGACCGCAGCGGCGGACCCGGGTTGGCCGGCGACGAAGCGGTCTTCGGCGGCGGCAAGGTGCTGCGCGAATCGATGGGTCAGTCGCGCGCGACCCGCGCCGACGGCGCCCCCGACACCGTCATCACCGGCGCGGTGATCCTCGACCATTGGGGAATCATCAAGGCCGACATCGGTATTCGCGACGGTCGCATCGTCGGGATCGGTAAGGCCGGCAACCCCGACATCATGTCCGGTGTGCACCCCGACCTGGTGGTGGGCCCGTCGACGGAGATCATCGCCGGCAACGGGCGAATCGTCACCGCGGGTGCGATCGACTGCCACGTGCACCTGATCTGCCCGCAGATCATGGAGGAGGCCCTCGGCGGCGGCATCACCACGATCGTCGCCGGCGGTACCGGCCCGGCGGAGGGCAGCAAGGCTACGACCGTGACCCCCGGCGCCTGGCATCTGGCCCGCATGTTGGAGGCGCTCGACACCTGGCCGATGAACGTCGCGCTGCTGGGCAAGGGCAACACGGTCAGCAGCGAGGCGATGTGGGAGCAGTTGCGCGGCGGCGCAGCGGGTTTCAAGCTGCACGAGGACTGGGGGACAACCCCGGCCGCGATCGACGCCTGCCTGACGGTGTCGGAGGCCGCCGGCGTGCAGGTCAACATCCACACCGACACGCTCAACGAGGCCGGCTTCGTCGAGGACACCCTCGCCGCGATCAAGGGCCGCTCGATCCACGCGTATCACACCGAGGGCGCGGGCGGCGGACACGCACCCGACATCATCACTGTCGCAAGCCATCCCAACGTGCTGCCGAGTTCCACCAACCCGACACGGCCGCATACGGTCAACACCCTCGACGAGCACCTCGACATGTTGATGGTGTGCCACCATCTCAACCCCCGCGTACCGGAGGATCTCGCGTTCGCCGAGAGCCGGATCCGGCCGTCCACGATCGCCGCCGAGGACCTTCTGCACGACATCGGCGCGATCTCGATGATCGGCAGCGACGCACAGGCGATGGGCCGCATCGGCGAGGTGGTGATGCGGACCTGGCAGACCGCGCACGTGATGAAGCGCCGCCGCGGATTCCTGCCGGGGGACACCCGCGCCGACAACACCCGCGCCCAGCGCTACGTCGCGAAGTACACGATCTGCCCGGCCGTCGCCCACGGCCTCGACCGCGAGATCGGGTCGGTCGAGGTCGGCAAGCTCGCTGACCTCGTGCTGTGGGAGCCGGCGTTCTTCGGGGTGCGCCCGCATGTCGTCGTCAAGGGCGGCATGATCGCGTGGGCCGCGATGGGCGACGCGAACGCGTCGATCCCGACTCCTCAGCCGGTGCTGCCGCGTCCGATGTTCGGGGCCGCGCCCGCCGCGGCGGCGAGCACGTCCGTGCATTTCGTTGCGCCGCAGGCGATCGAGGACGGGTTGGCCGATCGAATCGCGGTCAACCGCAAGCTGGTCGCGGTCGGTAACGTGCGCGGCGTCGGTAAGGCGCAGATGCCGCTCAACGACGCGACGCCGGACATCCAGGTGGATCCGGACACCTTCACCGTGCGCATCGACGGCGAGGTGTGGCAGGAGCAGCCCGCCGCCGAACTGCCGATGGCGCAGCGATACTTCCTGTTCTAG
- a CDS encoding LLM class F420-dependent oxidoreductase has product MSIRLGLQINNFSYGTGVADLFPTVVKQAQEADTSGFDAVFLMDHFYQLPGIGTPDEPMLEAYTALGALATATDNVQLGTLVTGNTYRNPTLLAKNITTLDVISAGRAILGIGTGWFELEHDQLGYEFGTFTDRFNKLDEALQIIIPMIEGEKPTFTGRYYRVQEAMANPRFREHIPLMIGGSGEKKTIPLAARHFDHLNVIAGFDELPRKMDVVRQACEKVDRDPSTLETSMLVGALVGDGVTADAIPEDFRQRMVAGSPEQVAEQIKAKVLDAGVGGVIVFVPTQALGYQPGQITALGEALKPLVTA; this is encoded by the coding sequence GTGAGCATTCGACTCGGACTCCAGATCAACAACTTCTCCTACGGCACCGGGGTCGCCGACCTCTTCCCCACCGTCGTCAAACAGGCCCAAGAAGCCGACACCTCGGGCTTCGACGCGGTGTTCCTGATGGACCACTTCTACCAACTGCCCGGCATCGGCACGCCCGACGAGCCGATGCTGGAGGCCTACACCGCGCTCGGCGCATTGGCCACCGCCACCGACAACGTGCAACTGGGCACCCTGGTCACCGGGAACACCTACCGGAATCCCACTCTGCTGGCCAAGAACATCACCACGCTCGACGTCATCAGCGCCGGCCGCGCGATCCTGGGCATCGGCACCGGCTGGTTCGAACTCGAGCACGACCAACTCGGTTACGAGTTCGGCACCTTCACCGACCGCTTCAACAAGCTCGACGAGGCACTGCAGATCATCATCCCGATGATCGAGGGCGAGAAGCCGACGTTCACCGGGCGCTACTACCGCGTGCAGGAAGCGATGGCCAATCCCCGCTTCCGCGAACATATTCCGTTGATGATCGGCGGCAGCGGCGAGAAGAAGACCATCCCGCTGGCCGCGCGGCACTTCGACCACCTCAATGTCATCGCCGGCTTCGACGAGCTGCCCCGCAAGATGGACGTGGTCAGGCAGGCCTGCGAGAAGGTCGACCGTGATCCGTCGACCCTGGAGACCAGCATGCTGGTAGGTGCCCTCGTCGGCGACGGGGTGACCGCGGATGCGATCCCCGAGGATTTCCGGCAGCGAATGGTCGCGGGCAGCCCCGAGCAGGTCGCCGAGCAGATCAAGGCCAAGGTGCTCGACGCCGGCGTCGGTGGCGTCATCGTGTTTGTGCCGACCCAGGCCCTCGGTTATCAGCCCGGTCAGATCACCGCACTCGGAGAGGCGCTGAAACCGCTGGTCACCGCGTGA
- a CDS encoding IS481 family transposase, with amino-acid sequence MSHRNAPLSETGRLRLARCVVEDGWTLRRAAERFHVAVTTAQRWANRYRELGPTGMADRSSRPHRSPHRTPTRTERRIIKVRVTRRWGPARIGYLLGIHPSTVHRVLARYGVARLRWLDRSTGQVVRRIETASVGELVHVDVKKVGKVPDGGGWRMQGRSIGNRNSQSSRQPGQHRNRRLVRGYHFLHTAIDGHSRLAYSELLTDERKETAAAFWNRANAWFAERGIIVRKVLTDNGSCYRSHAFRDALGNIEHRRTRPYRPQTNGKVERFHRTLADEWAYARLYTSDAERCDEYSRWLHHYNYHRGHTALGGQPPAARVPNLSGQYS; translated from the coding sequence GTGTCCCACCGTAATGCCCCCTTGTCAGAAACCGGCCGTCTGCGCCTTGCCCGTTGTGTTGTCGAGGACGGCTGGACGCTGCGGCGGGCCGCTGAGCGCTTTCACGTCGCGGTCACCACTGCCCAACGGTGGGCCAACCGGTATCGCGAACTGGGACCGACCGGCATGGCCGATCGCAGCTCACGGCCGCACCGCAGCCCGCACCGGACGCCGACCCGAACCGAGCGACGGATCATCAAAGTCCGGGTCACGCGCAGGTGGGGCCCAGCCCGCATCGGTTACCTGCTGGGTATTCATCCCTCAACGGTGCACCGGGTGCTGGCCCGTTACGGTGTGGCCAGGCTGCGCTGGCTGGACCGCTCAACTGGCCAAGTCGTGCGTCGTATCGAAACGGCTTCAGTCGGCGAACTGGTCCACGTTGATGTCAAGAAAGTCGGCAAAGTGCCTGACGGCGGTGGCTGGCGGATGCAGGGACGCAGCATCGGTAACCGCAACTCCCAGTCCAGCAGGCAACCGGGACAGCACCGCAATCGCCGGCTCGTGCGCGGCTATCACTTCCTGCACACCGCCATCGACGGCCATTCTCGGCTTGCCTACAGTGAACTGCTCACCGACGAACGCAAAGAGACCGCAGCCGCGTTCTGGAACCGCGCCAATGCCTGGTTCGCCGAACGGGGCATCATAGTTCGAAAAGTGTTGACCGACAACGGTTCCTGCTATCGCTCTCATGCCTTCCGTGACGCGCTCGGCAACATCGAGCACCGCCGAACGCGTCCCTACCGGCCACAAACCAATGGCAAGGTCGAACGCTTCCACCGCACTCTGGCCGACGAATGGGCCTATGCCCGGCTCTACACCAGCGACGCCGAACGCTGCGACGAGTACTCCCGATGGCTCCACCACTACAATTACCACCGCGGCCACACCGCACTCGGCGGCCAACCACCCGCCGCCCGCGTCCCTAACCTCTCAGGTCAATACAGCTAG
- a CDS encoding urease subunit beta, which produces MIPGEIVFGDGDIEINPGAQRLELEIVNTGDRPVQVGSHVHVAQANSALQFDRAAAYGYRFDIAAGTAIRFEPGVAQNVALVPLRGTREVHGLSLDPPGRLDERK; this is translated from the coding sequence TTGATACCTGGCGAGATCGTCTTCGGCGACGGCGACATCGAGATCAACCCCGGCGCGCAGCGGCTCGAGCTGGAGATCGTCAACACCGGCGACCGTCCGGTACAGGTCGGCAGCCACGTGCACGTGGCGCAGGCCAACAGCGCGCTGCAGTTCGATCGGGCGGCGGCCTACGGCTACCGGTTCGACATCGCCGCGGGCACCGCGATCCGGTTCGAACCCGGTGTGGCGCAGAACGTTGCGCTGGTGCCTTTGCGCGGCACCCGTGAGGTGCACGGCCTGAGTCTCGATCCGCCCGGCAGATTGGACGAACGGAAATGA
- a CDS encoding urease subunit gamma — protein sequence MRLTPHEQERLLLSYAAELARRRQARGLKLNHPEAVAIITDHILEGARDGRTVAELMVSGREVLGRDDVMEGVPEMLHDVQVEATFPDGTKLVTVHHPIP from the coding sequence ATGCGTTTGACACCGCATGAACAGGAACGCCTGCTCCTGTCCTATGCCGCCGAGCTCGCCCGCCGCCGCCAGGCCCGCGGGCTCAAGCTCAACCATCCCGAAGCGGTCGCGATCATCACCGACCACATCCTCGAAGGCGCCCGCGACGGCCGCACCGTCGCGGAGTTGATGGTCAGTGGGCGCGAGGTTCTCGGCCGCGACGACGTCATGGAGGGCGTGCCCGAGATGCTGCATGACGTCCAGGTCGAGGCCACCTTCCCCGACGGCACCAAGCTCGTCACCGTCCACCACCCCATCCCATGA
- a CDS encoding urease accessory protein UreD, with the protein MRSEVVIVATAGRSPRIECSGGIAARATRVDTVHLVSSVATPLGGDTISIRVVVEPGARLRVRSVAATLALPGRATAESHADWVLEVAGELDLDPEPTIVAAASRHFAATRVRLGADGALRLRERVQIGRTGETQGFWSGSLHADVDGAPLLRHRVELGEGTPGDDAIAAPRACVSELTYPRTDPAPLGTPLMLAGGGSLSTWQGDRL; encoded by the coding sequence ATGCGCTCCGAGGTCGTCATCGTCGCCACCGCGGGCCGCTCGCCGCGTATCGAGTGCAGCGGAGGGATCGCCGCCCGCGCCACCCGAGTCGACACCGTGCACCTGGTGTCATCGGTCGCGACGCCGCTGGGTGGCGACACGATCTCGATTCGGGTCGTCGTGGAACCGGGCGCGCGGCTGCGGGTGCGCAGCGTTGCCGCGACGCTGGCGCTGCCGGGTCGGGCCACCGCGGAATCGCACGCCGACTGGGTGCTGGAGGTGGCCGGTGAACTCGATCTCGACCCGGAGCCGACGATCGTCGCGGCCGCGTCCCGGCATTTCGCGGCGACCCGCGTTAGGCTCGGGGCCGACGGCGCACTGCGGCTGCGCGAGCGAGTCCAGATCGGCAGAACCGGTGAGACGCAGGGCTTCTGGTCGGGCTCACTGCACGCCGATGTCGACGGCGCGCCGCTGCTGCGTCACCGCGTCGAGCTGGGGGAGGGTACACCGGGCGACGACGCGATCGCCGCGCCGCGCGCATGCGTCAGCGAACTGACCTATCCGCGAACCGATCCCGCGCCGCTCGGCACGCCGCTGATGCTGGCAGGCGGTGGCAGCCTGTCGACCTGGCAGGGCGACAGGCTCTGA
- a CDS encoding APA family fibronectin-binding glycoprotein produces MDQPDVSSRRRNGAPTSFRRSVLTGATTAALAAALTLPAVAHAQPAPTPTPAPAPPAVETPQAPPPVDPNAPAPAPAPTDPNAPAPAPADPNAPAPAPADPNAPAPADPNADPNAPAAPAPEPGRVDNAAGGFSYVVPAGWKVSDATQLSYGQALLSKLPPEGSPPDAQPPNDTSVLLGRLDLKLFAGAESDNTKAAQRLASDMGEFFMPFPGTRINQQVVPLENNGVASYYEVKFTDTNKPNGQIWAGVVGTPVAPGTPRGQRTPERWFVVWLGTATNPVPQAEAVTLANSIRPWAPPPPPAPADPNAPLPPADPNAPPADPNAPAPRPAVGVPVPVDPNTAPGMLPPA; encoded by the coding sequence ATGGATCAGCCGGATGTGTCTTCTCGCCGCCGCAACGGCGCGCCGACGTCGTTTCGACGTTCAGTTCTGACGGGAGCCACGACCGCCGCACTGGCGGCGGCGTTGACGCTGCCCGCAGTCGCGCACGCTCAGCCAGCACCGACGCCGACCCCGGCGCCCGCCCCGCCGGCGGTCGAGACACCGCAGGCTCCGCCGCCCGTCGATCCGAATGCCCCCGCGCCGGCTCCGGCGCCGACTGACCCGAACGCACCGGCGCCCGCGCCCGCGGACCCGAACGCGCCGGCGCCCGCCCCCGCAGACCCCAACGCGCCGGCGCCCGCGGACCCGAACGCGGACCCCAACGCTCCTGCCGCGCCTGCGCCGGAGCCCGGTCGCGTCGACAATGCCGCCGGCGGGTTCAGCTATGTGGTCCCCGCCGGGTGGAAGGTCTCGGACGCCACGCAGTTGTCTTACGGCCAGGCGCTGCTGTCGAAGCTTCCGCCGGAGGGATCGCCGCCGGACGCGCAGCCGCCGAACGACACGAGCGTGCTGCTCGGCCGGCTCGACCTGAAACTCTTCGCCGGTGCGGAGAGCGACAACACCAAGGCCGCGCAGCGGCTCGCCTCCGACATGGGCGAGTTCTTCATGCCGTTCCCCGGCACGCGGATCAACCAGCAGGTCGTTCCGCTGGAGAACAACGGTGTCGCGTCGTACTACGAGGTGAAGTTCACCGACACGAACAAGCCCAACGGCCAGATCTGGGCCGGTGTGGTCGGCACGCCGGTGGCTCCCGGAACGCCGCGGGGCCAGCGCACCCCGGAGCGGTGGTTCGTGGTGTGGCTCGGTACGGCTACCAACCCGGTGCCGCAGGCCGAGGCCGTGACGCTGGCCAACTCCATCCGGCCGTGGGCCCCGCCGCCTCCGCCGGCCCCGGCGGATCCGAATGCGCCGCTGCCGCCGGCCGACCCGAACGCTCCGCCGGCGGACCCGAATGCTCCGGCGCCGCGGCCCGCCGTGGGTGTCCCGGTCCCGGTCGACCCGAACACCGCTCCGGGGATGTTGCCTCCCGCGTGA
- a CDS encoding NAD(P)/FAD-dependent oxidoreductase: MSHPGATPSDRHKVVIIGSGFGGLTAAKALKHADVDIKMIARTTHHLFQPLLYQVATGIISEGEIAPATRVILRKQKNAQVLLGDVTRIDLETKTVRSELLGHTYITPFDSLIVAAGAGQSYFGNDHFAEWAPGMKSIDDALELRGRILGAFEQAERSSDPARREKLLTFVVVGAGPTGVEMAGQIAELADHTLKGAFRHIDSTKARVILLDAAPAVLPPMGEKLGKKAQDRLEKMGVEIQLNAMVTDVDRNGITVKDPDGTMRRIEAACKVWSAGVSASPLGRDLADQSGVELDRAGRVKVLPDLSIPGHPNVFVVGDMAAVEGVPGMAQGAIQGGRYAAKAIAAGLKGADPEEREPFKYFDKGSMATVSRFSAVAKIGPLEFGGFIAWLSWLVLHLVYLVGFKTKIVTLLSWTVTFLSTKRGQLTITEQQAYARIRIEELEEIAASVQESEKAAS, encoded by the coding sequence ATGAGCCATCCGGGAGCCACTCCAAGCGATCGCCACAAGGTGGTCATCATCGGATCGGGTTTCGGTGGATTGACCGCCGCCAAGGCGCTGAAGCACGCCGACGTCGACATCAAGATGATCGCGCGCACCACCCACCACCTGTTTCAGCCGTTGCTGTACCAGGTCGCGACCGGCATCATCTCGGAGGGCGAGATCGCGCCGGCGACCCGGGTGATCCTGCGCAAGCAGAAGAACGCGCAGGTTCTCCTCGGCGACGTGACGCGGATCGACCTGGAGACCAAGACGGTTCGCTCGGAGCTGCTGGGCCACACCTACATCACCCCGTTCGACAGCCTGATCGTGGCCGCCGGCGCGGGCCAGTCGTACTTCGGCAACGACCACTTCGCCGAATGGGCTCCCGGCATGAAGTCCATCGACGACGCCCTCGAGCTGCGCGGCCGGATCCTGGGCGCCTTCGAACAGGCGGAGCGGTCCAGCGACCCGGCCCGCCGGGAGAAGCTGCTCACCTTCGTCGTCGTCGGCGCGGGGCCGACCGGTGTCGAAATGGCCGGGCAGATCGCCGAATTGGCCGACCACACCCTCAAAGGTGCGTTCCGCCATATCGATTCGACGAAGGCACGGGTGATCCTGCTCGACGCCGCGCCCGCGGTGCTGCCGCCGATGGGTGAGAAGCTCGGCAAGAAGGCGCAGGACCGGCTGGAGAAGATGGGCGTGGAGATCCAGCTCAACGCCATGGTCACCGACGTCGACCGCAACGGCATCACGGTCAAGGACCCCGACGGCACCATGCGGCGTATCGAAGCCGCATGCAAGGTGTGGTCGGCCGGCGTTTCGGCCAGCCCGCTCGGCCGCGACCTCGCCGACCAGTCCGGCGTCGAACTCGACCGTGCCGGACGCGTGAAAGTCCTTCCCGATCTGTCGATCCCGGGTCATCCCAACGTCTTCGTGGTCGGTGACATGGCGGCCGTCGAAGGTGTGCCAGGGATGGCACAAGGTGCGATCCAGGGCGGCCGCTATGCCGCGAAGGCGATCGCTGCCGGTCTCAAGGGCGCCGACCCCGAGGAGCGGGAACCGTTCAAGTACTTCGACAAGGGCTCGATGGCCACGGTGTCGCGGTTCAGCGCCGTCGCCAAGATCGGGCCGCTGGAGTTCGGCGGGTTCATCGCATGGCTGTCGTGGCTGGTGCTGCACCTGGTGTATCTGGTCGGCTTCAAGACCAAGATCGTCACGCTGCTGTCGTGGACGGTCACGTTCCTGTCGACCAAGCGCGGTCAGCTGACCATCACCGAACAGCAGGCCTACGCGCGAATACGTATCGAGGAGCTCGAGGAGATCGCGGCCTCGGTCCAGGAATCGGAGAAAGCCGCGAGCTAG
- a CDS encoding urease accessory protein UreF, with product MPHLTTLLTLSDSRLPTGGHVHSGGVEEAVSSGLVVDLETLRAFLCRRIRTAGLVTASLAAAVHRGTLSAAAGQDGDLETDARTPAPAAREASRAQGRGLVRLARRVWPDRDWAALGATPHLAVAAGAVGRAGGLEPEHTAVSLVYTTMTGSATAAQRLLALDPGDVAAVTFELAGLCEQTASDAAKGVADLSDPLLDVLAQRHADRERPLFAS from the coding sequence ATGCCGCACCTCACCACCCTGCTGACCCTGTCGGATTCCCGGCTCCCGACCGGCGGCCACGTGCACTCCGGTGGGGTCGAGGAAGCGGTCAGCAGTGGGCTGGTGGTCGACCTGGAGACGCTGCGCGCCTTCCTGTGCCGACGGATCCGCACCGCCGGGTTGGTCACCGCGTCGCTGGCCGCGGCCGTACACCGCGGCACGCTGTCCGCGGCCGCCGGGCAGGACGGTGACCTGGAGACCGATGCGCGCACACCGGCTCCGGCTGCCCGCGAGGCGTCTCGCGCGCAGGGCCGCGGTCTGGTGCGGCTGGCCCGGCGCGTGTGGCCGGACCGCGACTGGGCCGCTTTGGGGGCGACCCCGCACCTCGCGGTCGCGGCAGGCGCGGTCGGGCGGGCCGGCGGACTGGAACCCGAGCACACCGCGGTCTCGCTGGTGTACACCACGATGACGGGCTCGGCGACCGCCGCGCAGCGACTGCTGGCGCTCGACCCCGGTGACGTGGCGGCCGTGACGTTCGAGTTGGCGGGGTTGTGCGAGCAGACCGCGTCCGACGCCGCGAAGGGTGTCGCCGACTTGTCCGATCCACTGCTCGATGTGCTCGCGCAGCGCCACGCCGACCGCGAACGACCTCTGTTCGCTTCCTAG
- the ureG gene encoding urease accessory protein UreG: MPPHFLDGQPHGHADRPRRVRKPDEPLRIGVGGPVGSGKTALVAALCRQLREELSLAVLTNDIYTTEDADFLRRNAVLPDDRIAAVQTGGCPHTAIRDDITANLDAIDDLIAAHSGLELILVESGGDNLTATFSSGLVDVQIFVIDVAGGDKVPRKGGPGVTFSDLLVINKTDLAPLVGADLDVMRRDAAAVRGDRPFELISLTVDPAATPVLGWVRDQLSAAQTV; this comes from the coding sequence ATGCCACCGCATTTCCTGGACGGGCAACCGCACGGCCACGCCGATCGGCCCCGTCGCGTTCGCAAGCCGGACGAGCCGTTGCGTATCGGTGTCGGCGGACCCGTCGGCTCCGGCAAGACCGCTCTGGTCGCCGCGCTGTGTCGGCAGCTGCGCGAAGAACTCTCGCTGGCGGTGCTGACCAACGACATCTACACCACCGAGGACGCGGACTTCCTGCGCCGCAACGCCGTGCTGCCCGACGACCGTATCGCCGCCGTGCAGACAGGTGGGTGTCCGCACACCGCGATCCGCGACGACATCACCGCGAACCTGGATGCGATCGACGATCTGATCGCCGCGCACTCGGGCCTGGAGTTGATCCTCGTCGAGTCCGGTGGGGACAACCTGACGGCGACGTTCTCGTCGGGACTGGTGGACGTGCAGATCTTCGTGATCGACGTCGCCGGCGGCGACAAGGTGCCGCGCAAGGGCGGACCCGGCGTCACATTCTCGGACCTGCTGGTGATCAACAAGACCGACCTGGCTCCGCTGGTGGGTGCTGATCTGGACGTGATGCGCCGCGACGCCGCCGCGGTGCGCGGTGACCGGCCGTTCGAGCTGATCTCGCTCACCGTCGATCCTGCCGCGACGCCGGTCCTGGGCTGGGTGCGCGACCAGCTCAGCGCCGCGCAGACCGTGTGA